In Rutidosis leptorrhynchoides isolate AG116_Rl617_1_P2 chromosome 2, CSIRO_AGI_Rlap_v1, whole genome shotgun sequence, one genomic interval encodes:
- the LOC139890919 gene encoding putative 4-hydroxy-4-methyl-2-oxoglutarate aldolase 2, translating into MALVTTAEVCDANPQLIVSGELRALQPVFQIYGRRQVFSGPVVTLKVFEDNVLVREFLEEKGNGRVLVVDGGGSLRCAILGGNPVVQAQNNGWAGIVVNGCIRDVDEINSCDIGVRALASHPVKANKKGIGEKYVPVAFAGTRILDGEYLYADTDGILISKTELSV; encoded by the coding sequence ATGGCTTTAGTTACAACTGCTGAGGTATGTGATGCAAATCCTCAACTCATCGTAAGCGGTGAGCTTCGTGCACTGCAGCCCGTTTTCCAGATATACGGCAGACGCCAAGTATTCTCTGGTCCAGTTGTCACCCTTAAAGTGTTCGAAGACAATGTTTTGGTGCGTGAATTTCTAGAGGAAAAAGGTAACGGGCGGGTCctagtggttgatggtggtggaagCTTGCGATGCGCCATTTTAGGTGGCAACCCTGTAGTGCAAGCTCAGAACAACGGGTGGGCGGGTATTGTGGTTAATGGTTGTATAAGAGACGTTGATGAAATCAACAGTTGTGATATTGGTGTTCGGGCACTTGCTTCGCACCCCGTTAAAGCTAATAAGAAAGGAATTGGGGAGAAATATGTTCCGGTTGCGTTTGCTGGGACTAGGATCTTGGATGGGGAGTACTTGTATGCGGATACCGACGGGATTTTGATCTCTAAAACAGAGTTATCTGTTTGA